The Erinaceus europaeus chromosome 17, mEriEur2.1, whole genome shotgun sequence nucleotide sequence ggagcagtgaattcatggtgcaggcaccgagccccagcagtaaccctagagacaaatatatatatatatatatatatatatatgtatttttttcttttttttaattatttaatagtgataggatttcctagctttttccaaaatggagaacccaaattcttacctttagattcctgattattaaacaatttgttctgctttatatcttactgcctttcagccaccaatttgcagatcctACCTTgacgccaacctgaattccctgggcagacaacctcagcgatgtgtcctggaatctcatctctccagagcaaaaaaaataataattattatgccTGTGGTAACAAAAGCCTCAGGttaagtccccagcaccaccttaagccagaactaaaTAGTTCTctggtaacaacaataacaataataatataataataattctggtggcctggcagtggtacacctggtacaaCAAACTTGTTATAGTTGACAAGAACTCAAGgataaagtctcaggttcaaggcctcggtccccacttgcagcttttaagtggtgaagcagtgctacaggtgtcccctttctccctctctatcttcaccatcCCTAtcaattcatctctgtctctatgcaagaaaatagatatataaaatattttaaaagaaactagaAGACCTAGAGTTTATATAAACATCCATTTACTTTTTGTAGAAGTAGTATTGAATGTATGTGCAGTTTCACTGCCCAAGGGCACTTTTTTCtattgagagagaaacacacacacacacatacacacacacacatacatacacaccagaaacacacacacacaagaaacacacacacacacaccagaaacacacacacaccataatacCGAAAGTTTTCTCTCACCGTAGTGTTTTCTGTATGGTGCCAGAGCCAGAGCCTGGGTCTTAACAGAAATGCAGGAACCCCACCCAGCTTAGTACCTCTCTGGCTTTGTCTTATACAAAGACAGTGCTTGAAAAACCTATCTTGGTTACAACTAATTCTTATACTTCCCTGATTATGGTCCTACTACTGGCTTAAACTACACATCTTCTTATACACAGATCAACAGTTGATAAGAAATGTATGACATGTTTTGATAGCATTTCTCTCAAGTTGATCCCAGAACATTTATCTAAAGGAAACATGTTTGTAGATAATTCTCTGAATACATTCAGTTGTGTTTTTAAAATCAGGGCTCATAGACTAAGGGCTAAAGTTCTCATTCTATGGAAGTGTATTCCCGTAGTGATTTTTCTGTGAgtttattattactgtcattgttttgTTCACTAAACCAACAGTATGCACTGTAGACAACCCCCCACACAGGTTCACCCAAAGACATATCAGTATCTTTTCAGAGAGAAGAGTCTGAGCATTCTGCGTCGAATCTGATGGGTCTTGACACTGTAGATGATGGGGTTCATCAAAGGCGGGAAAAGGATGTAGATGTTGCCCATGAGGACATGGACCACAGGGGAGAGATGCTTGCCAAAACGGTGGACCATTGTTAGGCTGATGATGGGGATGTAGAACACAAGGACAGAGCAAATGTGAGAGATGCAAGTTTGAAAAGATTTATGTAGCTCCTCCTGAGAGGCAATCGCCAGTACCGTCTTGAGAATCAAAGCATAGGAGATAAGGATAAGAACAGAGTCCAACAGTAATGTGCAAATTACCAGCATCAGGGCATAGTAGCTGTTGAGTCGGATGTCTGAACAGGATAGGCGGAGAAGGTCCTGGTGCAGgcagaatgagtgagagagaatgtGGGGATGACAGTAATGGAAAAATTTCAGACGGATTATAGGAAGTATGGTAAAGAAGAAACTCCTGCAGATGATAGCCAGCCCAATTTTGACAACCCTGGAGTTAGTCAGAATGGAggaatagcgcagtgggttacaaATTGCAATATACCTATCAAGAGCCATAGTGAGTAGAATGGAGGACTCCATGAAAGAAAGACTGTGGATAAAAAAGGACTGGACAATGCAGGCATCCAAGTTGACCTCCTGAATAATTCCCCACAGGATTCCCAGCACTGTGTGCACCGTGGATAACCCCATGGACACGTCAGTGAGCGCCAGCATGGCCAAGAAGTAGAACATTGGCTGGTGCAGGCTTGGCTCAGTCCAGATCACGTGGAGAACCATACAGTTTCCCAAGAACACCATGACATAAATGGAGGAAAAGGGAATGGAGATCCAGAGATACTGCTGCTCCAGGCCAGAAAACCcagtgagaaggaaggaggaagaattcATCATGGGGCCTACAGAAGCAGTCGTTCTAGGACCGAGACTCTTCTTCCAGGAAGCACACAACTATTTCTTCATGGAAACACACATGCCCCAATGGAATTTCTACATGAACAAAGTTATGCTAAAGGTGAATCTAtttcacaaaataaaaatgagcaaCTCTATTTTTAGAGGTGTATTATCAGCTACCTGAGAAACAAGGTCTTTCAGAACCATTATTCGTCCATTGACAAGTTGCAGAGCGATCCTTGGAAGCAACTggtgaaaacaaaaaaagcagcaAGTTAATTTTCAGAAAGAATGTGCTTGTTACCTGGGATGCTGTGGAGATAGAGTTACTGTAAAATTGAAAGCTGAGGTCCTAAAAATAATTAGTAGCTTCCTTCTTCCAATGCATTAaacatttacaaaattaaaagagataGTTGACCTTTAAAACTCAAAATCCATGTAGGCAATCCTTTCCCCATAATTTTCTAGTTTGTACTGTTTCCAAGGGTATTCATTCTCCAAACACTACTTAGTGAAAATGTCCCTCTTGTCAGACAGTCCAAATGACTAACACAAATactatcttttttctcccttggtaatgggcagagggagagaacttATGCATGAGACCTTGGGCCAATGATTTCCCACAGGAACTCTACTCCCATGAGATGTTCAGCTCAACAACTCTCTTGTGACATAGAAACACGGACTGAGATACTAGACCTCTGCTATCAAGCCATAGTTCTCTACCcacttgtttattcattttatcaGTGGTTGCACGCTATTTTAATGGGCCTCTATTGAGATATGaaccattgttttttatttatatatttttgatttataaaatggaaatattgacaagactatagaataagaggaatacaattccagacaattcccacccccagaactctgtatcccatcccctcccctgatagctttcctattccttttttttttaaagattttatttatttattaatgagaaacataggaggagaggagaagagagaaaagaaccaggcatcactctggtacatgtgctgtcagggattgaactcaggacctcatgcttgagagttcaatgttttatccactgtgccacctcctggaccatatagcttttctattctttaaccctctaggagtatggacccaggatcatgacggggtgcagaaggtagaaggtctggcttctgtaattgcttcccagctgaacatgggcattgacaggtggatccatactcccagcctgtctctctatttccctagtggagtagggctctggggaggcagggctccaagacacattggtagggtcctcagcccagtgaagtcaggttggcatcatggaacgtGGTGGCTAAAAGAGtcaagttataaagcagaacaaattgtttaataatcatgaacctaaaggcaagaatattgcagatgaagatttggagtctccattttggaaaaagctagtaggtctcttttaggtatattccaaggggcccataaccctACTATTTTTTGGCTGAATCTGTCATCTAacgtgcaggtggacccaggttattgtctggggagatggagtcatagttggaaaaagggctagaaagctggatcaggcaagagagtagctccaaaatatgaggaaaatgtataaatgttgttaactgtaaaccccatcggtttgatctgaggcccatagtcagcacagggacAGGGccatatgtaacctctgcatcgctGTATGTCTGAGTTCGTATTCTGTGGTcacgactaggaacattccaggctgcactaatttcaggacaaaTGAACAATTGTtttttatctccttctcttcctcttcctcctcctccctctcctcctcctccttttcagtTCCCAGGCAAGGCTGTATTGGGTGTTACATTCAAATACAAGGAGATGCAACTctggaaacttggactggatcccTGAGATAAGCCCACACTAGGATGATAAAAGGcagatgtgttttgttttttaatcttactTATAAACTGCCACCCTAAAGACCAGAAGGTCAATATTGAATAGCTAATAATAGAACTCTAAAAAGCCTTATTTCATGA carries:
- the LOC103122873 gene encoding olfactory receptor 51V1, which translates into the protein MMNSSSFLLTGFSGLEQQYLWISIPFSSIYVMVFLGNCMVLHVIWTEPSLHQPMFYFLAMLALTDVSMGLSTVHTVLGILWGIIQEVNLDACIVQSFFIHSLSFMESSILLTMALDRYIAICNPLRYSSILTNSRVVKIGLAIICRSFFFTILPIIRLKFFHYCHPHILSHSFCLHQDLLRLSCSDIRLNSYYALMLVICTLLLDSVLILISYALILKTVLAIASQEELHKSFQTCISHICSVLVFYIPIISLTMVHRFGKHLSPVVHVLMGNIYILFPPLMNPIIYSVKTHQIRRRMLRLFSLKRY